One part of the Salvelinus fontinalis isolate EN_2023a chromosome 4, ASM2944872v1, whole genome shotgun sequence genome encodes these proteins:
- the LOC129853246 gene encoding cAMP-specific 3',5'-cyclic phosphodiesterase 4D-like isoform X5: MPEANYLLSVSWGYIKFKRMLNRELSHLSEMSRSGNQVSEFISSTFLDKQHEVEMPTPQTQKEKEDKKNRPMSEISGVKKLQHSSSLTNSNIPRFGVKIETEDELAKELEDVNKWGLNVFKVTQFSGNRPLTVMMHTIFQERDLLKTFKIPLDTFITYLMTLEDHYHGDVAYHNNIHAADVTQSTHVLLSTPALEAVFTDLEILAAIFASAIHDVDHPGVSNQFLINTNSELALMYNDSSVLENHHLAVGFKLLQEENCDIFQNLSKKQRQSLRKMVIDIVLATDMSKHMNLLADLKTMVETKKVTSSGVLLLDNYSDRIQVLQNMVHCADLSNPTKPLQLYRQWTDRIMEEFFTQGDRERERGMEISPMCDKHNASVQKSQVGFIDYIVHPLWETWADLVHPDAQDILDTLEDNREWYQSTIPQSPSPTLDEPEDGSRPPGGDKFQFELTLEEDGESDTEKDSGSQPEEEDEEEENSCSDSKTLCTQDSESTEILLDEQVGEEEEEEVEGESSSSQPCVVEEEEEGEEGEEKPADT, from the exons ATGCCTGAGGCCAACTACTTGCTCTCTGTGTCCTGGGGATATATCAAG tTCAAGAGAATGTTGAACAGGGAGCTCAGCCACCTGTCTGAGATGAGTCGCTCAGGGAACCAGGTGTCAGAGTTCATCTCCAGCACCTTCCTGG ACAAGCAGCACGAGGTGGAGATGCCGACTCCCCAGacgcagaaggagaaggaagacaaGAAGAATAGGCCCATGTCTGAGATCAGTGGGGTGAAGAAACTGCAGCACAGCTCCAGCCTCACCAACTCTAACATACCCCGCTTCGGAGTCAAGATCGAGACTGAGGACGAACTGGCTAAG GAGCTGGAGGATGTAAATAAATGGGGCCTTAACGTTTTCAAAGTCACTCAGTTCTCTGGGAACAGGCCCCTGACCGTCATGATGCACACTATATTCCAG GAGAGAGACTTGTTAAAAACTTTTAAAATTCCACTCGACACTTTTATAACCTACCTGATGACCTTAGAAGACCATTACCATGGCGATGTGGCCTACCACAACAACATCCATGCTGCTGATGTCACCCAGTCCACTCACGTGCTGCTATCCACCCCCGCTCTAGAG GCTGTGTTCACAGACCTGGAGATCCTAGCTGCCATATTTGCCAGTGCTATTCATGACGTGGACCACCCTGGAGTCTCCAACCAGTTCCTCATCAACACCA ACTCGGAGCTGGCCCTCATGTACAATGACTCGTCAGTCCTGGAGAACCACCACCTGGCTGTGGGCTTCAAGCTGCTTCAGGAAGAGAACTGTGACATCTTTCAGAACCTCAGCAAGAAACAACGACAATCACTGCGCAAGATGGTCATCGACATC GTCCTAGCGACTGACATGTCCAAGCACATGAACCTCCTGGCTGACCTGAAGACCATGGTGGAGACCAAGAAGGTGACCAGCTCTGGAGTTCTACTCCTGGACAACTACTCTGACAGGATCCAAGTTTTGCAGAACATGGTGCACTGTGCAGACCTGAGTAACCCCACCAAGCCACTGCAGCTGTACCGCCAGTGGACCGACCGCATCATGGAAGAGTTCTTCAcccagggggacagggagagggagagaggcatggagatCAGCCCTATGTGTGACAAACACAACGCCTCTGTCCAGAAGAGCCAG GTGGGCTTTATTGACTACATCGTCCACCCTCTATGGGAGACATGGGCAGACCTGGTGCACCCTGACGCTCAGGACATCCTGGACACTCTGGAGGACAACAGGGAGTGGTACCAGAGCACCATCCCCCAGAGCCCCTCACCCACCCTGGACGAGCCTGAGGACGGCAGCCGTCCCCCTGGTGGGGACAAGTTCCAGTTTGAACTCACCCTGGAGGAGGACGGGGAATCGGACACGGAGAAGGACAGTGGCAGCCAACCCGaggaagaagatgaagaagaggagaacAGTTGTAGTGACTCAAAAACACTCTGTACGCAGGACTCAGAGTCGACAGAGATACTACTGGACGAAcaggtgggggaggaggaggaagaggaagtggaGGGAGAGTCCTCTTCATCACAACcttgtgtagtggaggaggaagaggagggagaggaaggggaagagaaacCAGCCGATACATAG